A segment of the Acidobacteriota bacterium genome:
AACTGCCGACCGTCGGAATCCTGCTCTGCGACCGGAAGAACGAGGCAGTGGTCGAGTTGACGCTGCCCGAAGACGCCACCATCTACGCGTCGAAGTACCAGTTGTACCTGCCGTCGCGGGAGGAGCTTGCGGACGAGGTGGCTATGGTGAGGCGGGAGATTGGGGGGATTGGGAGATGAGGGGGGATGGGTGAGGATCAGCCGTTAAAGGTTGCGGGGGCCGGTGGAGCGTGGAAGTGGGTCCGAGTTGGAGATATCGGTCGATTCGGCAGCGGCAGCGGTTTTCCGGTCAGGTATCAGGGTCGAGCGCAGGGTGATTACCCGTTCTTCAAGGTCTCAGACATGAATCGCGATGGAAACGACGTGTTCCTGACCGAGAGTGGCAATCACATCACAGAGCACACCCGCCAGCTTCTGGGCGCAGCCGCATTTCCACCAAAGTCAATCGTATTCGCAAAGGTCGGAGCCGCAGTGTTCCTTGACCGCAAGAGGATTCTGGCTCAGCCGAGCTGTCTCGACAACAACATGGCGGCATTCGTGCTGACCGACGAACGCGTGGACATCTCGTTCGTCTACTTTTTACTCCTGACTATTCGCTTCAGTGCTTTCGCGAACACGACCGCCCTGCCAGCCCTCAGTGGTACTGCGCTTTCCGAAATCCGGCTCCACCTCCCTCCCCTCCCCGAACAGCGCACCATCGCCGCCGTGCTGTCCGATGTGGACGAGCTGATCGGATCGCTGGAAGCGCTGATCGCCAAGAAGCGGGCCATCAAGCAGGCCGCGATGCAGGAACTGCTGACCGGGAGGAAGCGGCTGCCGGGGTTCGGGGGGGAGTGGGAGACGGTTACCTTCGCGGACGCAGCGAACATCCGAAACGGAGGAACACCGCGCACGGGAGTCCCCGCCTATTGGGGC
Coding sequences within it:
- a CDS encoding restriction endonuclease subunit S; protein product: MGEDQPLKVAGAGGAWKWVRVGDIGRFGSGSGFPVRYQGRAQGDYPFFKVSDMNRDGNDVFLTESGNHITEHTRQLLGAAAFPPKSIVFAKVGAAVFLDRKRILAQPSCLDNNMAAFVLTDERVDISFVYFLLLTIRFSAFANTTALPALSGTALSEIRLHLPPLPEQRTIAAVLSDVDELIGSLEALIAKKRAIKQAAMQELLTGRKRLPGFGGEWETVTFADAANIRNGGTPRTGVPAYWGGRIPWCVPTDITASRGKYLVTTTRNITSEGLASCGASLLPPGSLLLCSRATIGEIKIASMPVATNQGFKSMVCADSVDNDFLYYRLVTLKERMIDLATGSTFLEISKRDLGNIDFVLPPLPEQRAIATVLSDMDSEITALEQHLGKTRAIKQGMMQQLLTGSIRLPIPDADTEDVAHDA